From Providencia sp. R33, a single genomic window includes:
- the thrS gene encoding threonine--tRNA ligase: protein MPVITLPDGSQRQFDHPVSVMDVARDIGAGLAKACIAGRINGERVDACEMIEHDANVSIITSKDDDGLEIIRHSCAHLLGHAIKQLWPNTKMAIGPTIDNGFYYDIDLDHMLTQEDLEKLEKRMLELAKTDYDVVKKRVSWAEARETFVARGEDYKVEILDQNISQDDRPGLYHHEEYVDMCRGPHVPNMRFCHHFKLQKVAGAYWRGNSDNKMLQRIYGTAWADKKQLAAYLLRLEEAAKRDHRKIGKQLDLYHMQEEAPGMAFWHNDGWTIFRELETFVRTKLKAYNYQEVKGPFMMDRVLWEKTGHWENYKDAMFTTSSENREYCVKPMNCPGHVQIFNQGLKSYRDLPLRMAEFGSCHRNEPSGALHGLMRVRGFTQDDAHIFCTEEQILSEVTSCIEMIYDVYATFGFEKIVVKLSTRPEKRIGTDEMWDKAEEDLANALKSKGIEFEYQPGEGAFYGPKIEFTLYDCLDRAWQCGTVQLDFFLPGRLTASYVGENNERIVPVMIHRAVLGSLERFIGILTEEYAGFFPTWLAPQQVVVMNITDGQADYVQELVNKLQSVGIRAKADLRNEKIGFKIREHTLRRVPYMLVCGDKEVESGKVAVRTRRGKDLGSIDVNEFTTELLKEIRSRQLNQMEE, encoded by the coding sequence ATGCCTGTTATTACTCTTCCTGATGGAAGTCAGCGTCAGTTTGACCATCCAGTTTCTGTGATGGACGTGGCTCGCGATATTGGCGCGGGTTTAGCAAAAGCATGTATCGCTGGTCGCATCAATGGCGAACGTGTTGATGCATGTGAAATGATTGAACATGATGCAAACGTGTCCATTATTACGAGTAAAGATGATGACGGACTCGAAATTATTCGTCACTCTTGCGCTCATTTATTAGGTCATGCAATCAAACAATTATGGCCAAACACCAAAATGGCAATCGGTCCAACTATCGATAATGGTTTTTACTATGATATCGATTTAGACCATATGCTGACGCAGGAAGATTTGGAAAAGCTTGAAAAGCGTATGCTTGAGCTTGCCAAAACAGATTATGACGTGGTGAAAAAACGTGTTTCTTGGGCTGAAGCTCGCGAGACATTTGTTGCCCGTGGCGAAGACTATAAAGTCGAAATTTTGGATCAAAATATTAGCCAAGATGACCGCCCTGGTTTGTATCATCACGAAGAATATGTGGATATGTGCCGTGGCCCGCACGTACCGAATATGCGTTTTTGTCACCACTTTAAATTACAAAAAGTGGCAGGTGCCTACTGGCGCGGCAATAGCGACAACAAAATGCTGCAACGTATTTACGGCACAGCATGGGCTGATAAAAAACAATTAGCGGCTTATTTATTACGTTTAGAAGAAGCGGCTAAACGCGACCACCGTAAAATTGGTAAACAGTTAGACTTATACCATATGCAAGAAGAAGCGCCAGGTATGGCGTTCTGGCATAATGATGGTTGGACAATTTTCCGTGAGCTGGAAACTTTTGTACGTACAAAACTGAAAGCATATAACTATCAGGAAGTTAAAGGCCCATTCATGATGGACCGCGTACTGTGGGAAAAAACAGGTCACTGGGAAAACTACAAAGATGCGATGTTCACTACATCCTCTGAAAACCGTGAGTATTGTGTTAAGCCAATGAACTGCCCAGGTCACGTACAGATTTTCAACCAAGGTTTAAAATCTTACCGTGATTTACCACTGCGTATGGCCGAATTTGGTAGTTGCCACCGTAATGAACCATCAGGTGCACTGCACGGTTTAATGCGTGTGCGTGGCTTTACTCAGGATGATGCGCATATCTTCTGTACAGAAGAGCAAATCTTAAGTGAAGTGACCAGTTGTATTGAAATGATTTATGACGTTTACGCGACGTTTGGTTTTGAGAAAATTGTCGTTAAACTGTCAACTCGCCCTGAAAAACGCATCGGTACCGATGAGATGTGGGATAAGGCGGAAGAAGATTTAGCGAATGCATTGAAATCTAAAGGTATTGAATTTGAATACCAGCCAGGTGAAGGCGCATTCTACGGCCCGAAAATTGAGTTTACACTGTATGACTGCCTTGACCGTGCATGGCAATGCGGTACTGTTCAGTTAGACTTCTTCTTACCGGGTCGTTTAACAGCTTCCTATGTGGGCGAAAACAATGAACGCATCGTTCCTGTTATGATCCACCGTGCGGTTTTGGGTTCATTAGAACGCTTTATCGGGATCTTAACCGAAGAATATGCAGGTTTCTTCCCAACATGGTTAGCACCACAACAAGTGGTTGTTATGAACATTACAGACGGCCAAGCCGACTATGTTCAAGAATTAGTAAACAAGCTGCAAAGTGTTGGCATTCGTGCAAAAGCGGACTTACGTAACGAGAAAATCGGCTTTAAGATCCGCGAACACACACTGCGTCGTGTCCCTTACATGTTAGTCTGTGGTGATAAAGAAGTTGAATCAGGTAAAGTTGCCGTACGTACCCGTCGTGGTAAAGATTTAGGCAGCATTGATGTCAACGAATTCACGACTGAACTGCTAAAAGAGATCCGCAGTCGTCAACTCAATCAGATGGAGGAATAA
- a CDS encoding methyltransferase family protein: protein MRILKYPLLNWLVANGVAVYFLFKHDALVWQFSGWMGILGILVALESVSWVATSLFYFYKHKTSPNPSVQATHLVTNGPYRLSRNPMYLAFTSMSLALAFFSHSPYFLVSALVFWLMTDLYTIPQEERFLSTAFSEEWERYRKQTRRWL from the coding sequence ATGAGAATTTTAAAATACCCATTATTAAACTGGCTAGTCGCCAATGGTGTGGCAGTTTATTTTTTATTCAAACACGATGCTTTAGTTTGGCAGTTTTCAGGTTGGATGGGGATCCTCGGTATCTTAGTCGCTCTCGAAAGTGTCAGTTGGGTGGCTACGAGCTTATTTTATTTTTATAAACATAAAACGTCGCCAAATCCAAGTGTTCAAGCAACGCACCTTGTTACTAATGGTCCCTATCGACTATCTCGAAATCCGATGTATTTAGCATTTACTTCCATGAGCTTAGCATTGGCTTTTTTTTCACATTCACCTTACTTTTTAGTCTCTGCCTTAGTTTTTTGGTTGATGACAGATTTGTATACCATCCCGCAAGAAGAACGCTTTTTATCAACAGCATTCAGTGAAGAATGGGAACGTTATCGCAAACAGACTCGACGTTGGTTATAA
- the infC gene encoding translation initiation factor IF-3 — translation MKGGKKLPTARPNRINEEIRATEIRVTGLDGEQLGVMSVREALFKAEEAGVDLVEISPNAEPPVCRIMDYGKYLYEKSKSQKEQKKKQKVVQVKEIKFRPGTDEGDYQVKLRSLIRFLEEGDKAKVTLRFRGREMAHQQIGLEVLNRIKTDLDELASVESFPSRIEGRQMIMVLAPKKK, via the coding sequence ATTAAAGGCGGAAAAAAACTCCCAACAGCACGTCCAAATCGTATTAACGAAGAGATCCGTGCGACTGAAATCCGTGTCACTGGTTTAGATGGTGAGCAACTTGGTGTCATGAGTGTGCGTGAAGCACTCTTTAAAGCAGAAGAAGCGGGTGTCGACTTAGTCGAAATCAGCCCAAATGCTGAGCCGCCAGTTTGCCGCATTATGGACTACGGTAAATATCTTTATGAGAAGAGTAAGTCTCAGAAAGAACAAAAGAAAAAACAAAAAGTTGTTCAAGTGAAGGAAATTAAATTCCGTCCAGGAACAGACGAAGGGGACTACCAAGTTAAACTGCGTAGTTTAATTCGCTTTTTGGAAGAAGGTGACAAAGCCAAAGTTACACTGCGTTTTCGTGGTCGTGAAATGGCACACCAACAGATTGGTCTGGAAGTGCTTAACCGCATCAAAACTGATCTGGATGAACTGGCGTCAGTGGAGTCATTCCCTTCAAGAATTGAAGGTC